The proteins below are encoded in one region of Sander lucioperca isolate FBNREF2018 chromosome 11, SLUC_FBN_1.2, whole genome shotgun sequence:
- the spata1 gene encoding spermatogenesis-associated protein 1 isoform X2, which yields MELSCESVRYPEDRRPASCKFVELHVLYVPDDQWNVKLNKVPAEAIENFISAGFIRVYPDITLKTLRSELGALLGAERSIDKFSFLKCVGRSLALVKSTQERDLKVKTFAPPYAPQPELYLLPTVENDSSVCSQSLSPDTSGSSPDHQTYYQPPKTCSLPAGTKEPVKFPLIPQCSHQPPPTRSLEEEEEDEEQSYSSSEAEAENEEGNISSNKLEWAEQECCPRKPQNQRAPQPVSQNKGCEADSAQVKESPENEETCRKKKQYHRQNRAARDLGVAQSLEDRDSGFSLTDGLGKPKDVHALKSIRNKPTSGVTERAAVLSRSQLISPPSGLDLAVVTQKTTASSVFHTNREELIKEIKLVRDERKQLEWTRQELLRKGKDLLAQNRHRRNQARDSWKKKYFETKKATAPLEENLRNLRQELETFYNKLLHQLQARDNRGKPRRQGRSSIKNELIIQIMTESHEIDNLKRKVEDAKMKLVTEIKLRKQAATELRALKAELAQKKSQSSHPGPTSSLCFGNTTRDRLQVQSTSI from the exons ATGGAGCTGTCTTGTGAGTCAGTGAGATATCCTGAGGACAGAAGACCGGCCAGTTGCAAG ttcGTGGAGCTCCATGTGCTGTATGTGCCAGATGACCAGTGGAATGTGAAGCTTAATAAAGTCCCTGCTGAAGCCATAGAGAACTTCATATCTGCCGGCTTTATCAG GGTTTATCCTGACATCACCTTGAAAACTCTGAGAAGCGAACTGGGAGCTCTTCTTGGTGCTGAGAGGAGCATCGACAAATTCTCCTTCCTGAAATGTGTGGGGCGCAGTTTGGCACTG GTCAAGAGCACACAGGAGAGGGATCTGAAAGTGAAAACCTTCGCTCCACCGTAT GCCCCACAGCCAGAGCTTTACCTGCTGCCCACTGTGGAGAATGACAGCAGTGTTTGCTCCCAGTCTCTCAGCCCAGACACCAGCGGCAGCTCTCCAGACCACCAGACCTATTACCAACCTCCCAAGACGTGCAGCCTGCCAGCAGGAACAAAGGAGCCTGTTAAATTCCCCCTTATCCCCCAGTGTTCCCATCAGCCACCTCCCACCCGCAGCcttgaagaggaggaggaagatgaggagcAGAGCTATAGTTCTTCGGAGGCAGAAGCAGAAAATGAAGAGGGGAATATCTCTTCCAACAAGTTAGAGTGGGCAGAGCAGGAATGTTGCCCAAGGAAGCCTCAGAATCAAAGGGCCCCACAGCCAGTTTCACAGAACAAAG GGTGCGAAGCTGATTCAGCTCAGGTGAAGGAGTCGCCAGAAAACGAAGAAACGTGCAGAAAGAAGAAACAGTACCACAGACAGAACAGAGCGGCCAGAGATTTAGGAGTCGCCCAGTCTCTGGAGGACAGAGATTCAGGCTTCTCCCTCACAGACGG gCTCGGGAAACCAAAAGATGTACATGCACTGAAGTCCATCAGGAATAAACCAACAAGTGGA GTGACAGAGAGAGCAGCTGTGTTGTCTCGGTCTCAGCTTATCTCCCCTCCTTCGGGACTAGACTTGGCCGTGGTCACTCAAAAAACGACTGCCTCTTCTGTCTTTCACACAAACA GAGAGGAACTGATCAAGGAAATCAAGCTGGTGAGGGACGAGAGAAAGCAGCTGGAGTGGACAAGGCAAGAGTTGCTAAGAAAGGGGAAAGATTTGTTGGCTCAAAATCGACACCGCAGGAACCAAG CACGTGACAGTTGGAAGAAGAAATATTTTGAAACCAAGAAGGCCACAGCACCACTGGAGGAAAATCTGAGAAACTTACGACAGGAGTTGgagacattttacaacaaactgTTGCACCAGCTCCAGGCCAGAGACAACAGAGGGAAGCCAAGACGACAGGGCAGATCTTCCATAAAG AATGAGCTCATCATTCAGATCATGACAGAGAGCCATGAGATTGACAACCTGAAGAGGAAGGTAGAGGATGCCAAGATGAAGCTGGTAACAGAGATAAAG TTGAGAAAACAGGCTGCCACAGAGCTGAGGGCCCTGAAGGCTGAGCTGGCCCAGAAGAAAAGCCAGTCCTCTCATCCTGGTCCCACATCCTCTCTGTGTTTTGGAAATACCACACGGGACAGACTGCAAGTTCAAAGCACCTCCATCTAA
- the LOC116055305 gene encoding guanine nucleotide-binding protein G(I)/G(S)/G(O) subunit gamma-5 encodes MSGSSSIVAMKKIVQQLRLEAGINRVKVSQAAADLQQFCLQNAQQDPLLTGMSSSNNPFRPQKVCSFL; translated from the exons ATGTCAGGATCATCCAGCATCGTAGCGATGAAGAAAATCGTTCAACAGTTACGCCTTGAAGCTGGCATAAACAGGGTTAAG GTGTCCCAGGCCGCAGCGGACCTGCAGCAGTTTTGCCTACAGAACGCCCAGCAGGACCCTCTGCTCACCGGCATGTCGTCCAGCAACAACCCGTTCAGACCGCAGAAAGTCTGCTCCTTCCTATAG
- the spata1 gene encoding spermatogenesis-associated protein 1 isoform X1, which produces MELSCESVRYPEDRRPASCKFVELHVLYVPDDQWNVKLNKVPAEAIENFISAGFIRVYPDITLKTLRSELGALLGAERSIDKFSFLKCVGRSLALVKSTQERDLKVKTFAPPYAPQPELYLLPTVENDSSVCSQSLSPDTSGSSPDHQTYYQPPKTCSLPAGTKEPVKFPLIPQCSHQPPPTRSLEEEEEDEEQSYSSSEAEAENEEGNISSNKLEWAEQECCPRKPQNQRAPQPVSQNKAVQGCEADSAQVKESPENEETCRKKKQYHRQNRAARDLGVAQSLEDRDSGFSLTDGLGKPKDVHALKSIRNKPTSGVTERAAVLSRSQLISPPSGLDLAVVTQKTTASSVFHTNREELIKEIKLVRDERKQLEWTRQELLRKGKDLLAQNRHRRNQARDSWKKKYFETKKATAPLEENLRNLRQELETFYNKLLHQLQARDNRGKPRRQGRSSIKNELIIQIMTESHEIDNLKRKVEDAKMKLVTEIKLRKQAATELRALKAELAQKKSQSSHPGPTSSLCFGNTTRDRLQVQSTSI; this is translated from the exons ATGGAGCTGTCTTGTGAGTCAGTGAGATATCCTGAGGACAGAAGACCGGCCAGTTGCAAG ttcGTGGAGCTCCATGTGCTGTATGTGCCAGATGACCAGTGGAATGTGAAGCTTAATAAAGTCCCTGCTGAAGCCATAGAGAACTTCATATCTGCCGGCTTTATCAG GGTTTATCCTGACATCACCTTGAAAACTCTGAGAAGCGAACTGGGAGCTCTTCTTGGTGCTGAGAGGAGCATCGACAAATTCTCCTTCCTGAAATGTGTGGGGCGCAGTTTGGCACTG GTCAAGAGCACACAGGAGAGGGATCTGAAAGTGAAAACCTTCGCTCCACCGTAT GCCCCACAGCCAGAGCTTTACCTGCTGCCCACTGTGGAGAATGACAGCAGTGTTTGCTCCCAGTCTCTCAGCCCAGACACCAGCGGCAGCTCTCCAGACCACCAGACCTATTACCAACCTCCCAAGACGTGCAGCCTGCCAGCAGGAACAAAGGAGCCTGTTAAATTCCCCCTTATCCCCCAGTGTTCCCATCAGCCACCTCCCACCCGCAGCcttgaagaggaggaggaagatgaggagcAGAGCTATAGTTCTTCGGAGGCAGAAGCAGAAAATGAAGAGGGGAATATCTCTTCCAACAAGTTAGAGTGGGCAGAGCAGGAATGTTGCCCAAGGAAGCCTCAGAATCAAAGGGCCCCACAGCCAGTTTCACAGAACAAAG CTGTACAAGGGTGCGAAGCTGATTCAGCTCAGGTGAAGGAGTCGCCAGAAAACGAAGAAACGTGCAGAAAGAAGAAACAGTACCACAGACAGAACAGAGCGGCCAGAGATTTAGGAGTCGCCCAGTCTCTGGAGGACAGAGATTCAGGCTTCTCCCTCACAGACGG gCTCGGGAAACCAAAAGATGTACATGCACTGAAGTCCATCAGGAATAAACCAACAAGTGGA GTGACAGAGAGAGCAGCTGTGTTGTCTCGGTCTCAGCTTATCTCCCCTCCTTCGGGACTAGACTTGGCCGTGGTCACTCAAAAAACGACTGCCTCTTCTGTCTTTCACACAAACA GAGAGGAACTGATCAAGGAAATCAAGCTGGTGAGGGACGAGAGAAAGCAGCTGGAGTGGACAAGGCAAGAGTTGCTAAGAAAGGGGAAAGATTTGTTGGCTCAAAATCGACACCGCAGGAACCAAG CACGTGACAGTTGGAAGAAGAAATATTTTGAAACCAAGAAGGCCACAGCACCACTGGAGGAAAATCTGAGAAACTTACGACAGGAGTTGgagacattttacaacaaactgTTGCACCAGCTCCAGGCCAGAGACAACAGAGGGAAGCCAAGACGACAGGGCAGATCTTCCATAAAG AATGAGCTCATCATTCAGATCATGACAGAGAGCCATGAGATTGACAACCTGAAGAGGAAGGTAGAGGATGCCAAGATGAAGCTGGTAACAGAGATAAAG TTGAGAAAACAGGCTGCCACAGAGCTGAGGGCCCTGAAGGCTGAGCTGGCCCAGAAGAAAAGCCAGTCCTCTCATCCTGGTCCCACATCCTCTCTGTGTTTTGGAAATACCACACGGGACAGACTGCAAGTTCAAAGCACCTCCATCTAA
- the rpf1 gene encoding ribosome production factor 1 yields MDITEVPVSQDNKGKKKKNKKAKKKSVSQEGNEESGGVETKEEKMEKSEPAFPPTFSVSEIKNKQRRHLMFMKLKQEKRKQKMQIKKKKKKEREALGDKAPPKEVPKTIENQRVYDETTVDPEDEEIAFDEGTDEFSAYFNGLTNPKVLITTSDRPRGRTVRFCEQLATVIPNAHVYYRRGLALKRIIPQCIARNFTYLIVINEDRKVPNGLVLCHLPDGPTAHFKISSVRLRKEMKRRGKDPTEHSPEVILNNFTTRLGHSIGRLFAALFPQDPQFVGRQVATFHNQRDFVFFRFHRYIFKNEKKVGIQELGPRFTLKLRSLQKGTFDSKFGEYEWVLKRHEMDACRRKFQL; encoded by the exons ATGGATATCACGGAGGTTCCCGTGAGTCAGGACAACAAAggtaagaaaaagaagaataagAAGGCAAAGAAGAAGAGTGTGAGTCAGGAGGGAAATGAAGAAAGCGGCGGAGTTGAGACGAaggaggagaagatggagaAGAGCGAGCCAGCCTTCCCCCCCACCTTCAGTGTGTCCGAAATCAAGAATAAACAGAGAAGACACCTCATGTTCATGAAACTCAAGCAGGAGAAAAGAAAG CAAAAGATGCagataaagaaaaagaagaaaaaagaaagggaaGCTTTAGGTGACAAG GCACCGCCTAAAGAGGTCCCAAAGACGATAGAAAACCAGAGGGTGTACGATGAGACAACCGTTGACCCAGAAGATGAAGAG ATTGCATTTGACGAGGGAACTGATGAATTTTCTGCCTACTTCAACGGGTTGACAAACCCCAAAGTGCTCATCACAACATCAGACAGACCAAGAGGG AGGACGGTGAGGTTTTGTGAGCAGCTGGCCACAGTAATCCCAAACGCCCACGTGTACTACAGAAGAGGTTTGGCCCTGAAGAGGATCATTCCTCAGTGCATCGCCAGGAACTTCACCTACCTCATTGTCATCAACGAGGATCGCAAAGTGCCCA ATGGTTTGGTTCTCTGTCATCTCCCTGACGGGCCGACTGCACACTTCAAGATCAGTAGCGTCCGACTACGTAAGGAGATGAAG AGAAGAGGCAAAGATCCAACTGAACACTCCCCAGAGGTGATCCTCAACAACTTCACCACACGCCTGGGCCACAGCATCGGCCGGCTGTTCGCTGCCCTCTTTCCACAAGACCCTCAGTTTGTGGGTCGACAGGTTGCCACCTTCCACAACCAGAGAGACTTTGTCTTTTTCAGATTCCACAG GTACATCTTCAAGAATGAGAAGAAAGTTGGTATTCAAGAGCTCGGACCTCGCTTCACCCTCAAACTCCGCTCTCTACAGAAAGGCACATTCGACTCAAAGTTTGGCGAGTATGAGTGGGTCCTGAAG CGCCATGAGATGGATGCCTGCCGACGGAAGTTCCAGCTTTGA